The proteins below are encoded in one region of Pirellulales bacterium:
- a CDS encoding SDR family NAD(P)-dependent oxidoreductase: MKALITGASGFIGTHLASALTAEGHSVRCLVRRNSQTVQLAELHAELAYGDVTDPESVAAATAGVDVVFHLAGLIKALTYEELLRVNEQGTHNVAQACADQPNAPTMVLVSSLAAAGPSHSDRPRRETDPAQPVSNYGRSKRAGELAAARFADRIPLTIVRPPVVFGEGDLTLLSMFRPIKMLRLHLVPGFTERRASMIHATDLVAGLITAAKRGERIMHGDDVNSARGYYFLADERSPTFAELGQLIARSLGYRRLRVVRAPEALGWGLAGLNEAWARLRRRPHIFNIDKLREATAGSWVCGAERAREHLGFSVGANLEARFAQTTRWYRSHGLL, translated from the coding sequence GTGAAGGCTTTAATTACAGGCGCCAGTGGGTTTATTGGCACGCACCTTGCCTCGGCACTGACGGCAGAGGGGCATTCCGTTCGTTGCCTGGTGCGTCGCAATTCTCAGACTGTCCAGTTAGCCGAATTGCATGCCGAGTTGGCCTACGGTGATGTCACGGATCCAGAGAGCGTTGCGGCCGCCACGGCCGGCGTCGACGTCGTTTTTCATTTGGCCGGGCTCATCAAGGCGCTGACTTACGAAGAATTGTTGCGCGTCAACGAGCAAGGGACGCACAACGTCGCGCAGGCCTGCGCGGATCAACCTAACGCTCCGACGATGGTGCTGGTTTCTTCGCTGGCGGCAGCCGGTCCGTCGCACAGCGACCGACCACGTCGGGAAACCGACCCGGCCCAACCGGTCTCGAACTATGGACGGAGCAAGCGCGCCGGCGAACTGGCCGCGGCCCGCTTTGCGGACCGGATTCCGCTGACAATCGTCCGTCCCCCCGTGGTATTCGGCGAAGGGGACTTGACCCTGCTGTCGATGTTTCGCCCGATCAAGATGTTGCGGCTGCACCTGGTGCCCGGATTCACCGAGCGCCGAGCGTCGATGATTCACGCCACGGATCTGGTGGCTGGCCTGATCACGGCCGCAAAACGGGGCGAACGCATTATGCACGGTGATGACGTAAATTCGGCGCGCGGATACTACTTTCTGGCGGATGAAAGAAGCCCGACTTTCGCCGAGTTAGGGCAATTGATCGCCCGCTCGTTGGGCTACCGTCGTTTGCGCGTTGTTCGCGCGCCGGAAGCCTTGGGTTGGGGATTGGCGGGTCTGAACGAAGCCTGGGCCCGGCTTCGCCGCCGGCCACATATTTTCAATATCGATAAGTTACGCGAGGCGACCGCCGGCTCCTGGGTCTGTGGAGCGGAGCGGGCTCGCGAGCATTTGGGTTTCTCGGTGGGCGCGAATCTCGAGGCCCGGTTTGCCCAAACGACGCGCTGGTATCGCAGCCACGGCCTGCTGTAG